The Terriglobus roseus region CCAAGGCTGCGGCGCTGCGCCAAATCGGGTTCCGGTCGGGTGTGTCCTCCGCTATGCTTAGGCATCGCGTTTTCCTGCTGCTCGCGCATGGGCAGCCCATTGCCTTTTTCTGTAAGGAGCTTCTGCCGCATGACTTTTCTGCCCCGTATTGCCGTGTTTTTGTTGGGCGCTGTCGCCTGTACCAGCCTATCCATGGCGCAGACGCCAGGTGCAGAATCACGCGCGTCGGCACGGCTGGAGGCGATTCGTAACAGCCCGCCGCAATTGCGCGCGTTTCTGACGCGCATGCCGAAGGGCGGCGATTTGCACATGCATCTTTCTGGAGCGGTGTATGCCGAGACGTTTATCGCAAACGCCACAGCCGACAATCTTTGTGTAGACCCCGTAAAGCTCGTGCTGCTGCCGAATGTGGGCACCACACGTAGCCTGCCTCCCAAGCCCGTATGTGCCGAAGGAACGGAGCCTGCTGCTGACGCCTTCAAGAATCAGGCGTTGTACGACCATTTGATCAACAGTTTCAGCATGCGTTCCTTTGTGCCAACGTCTGGATGGAGTGGCCATGACCAATTCTTCGCCACGTTTGGACGTTTCAGCGGCCTTCATAAGGAGCACCAGGGCGAGTGGGTCGATGAGGTCGCGACGCGAGCAGCTTCGCAGAATGAGCAGTACCTGGAGATCATGACGACACCGGACTTTGGTGTGGCATTGAAACTGGCAGCGCAGCAACATTGGGATGGCGATCCCGCAAAGATGCGTAACGCGCTGCTGGCTGGTGGACTGCGCGAGAACATTGCCACAGATCGCGCTGAGTTAGATGCGATGGAGGCCACTCGCAACGAGCGCGAACATTGCGGTACGGCACAGGCCACCGCTGCCTGCATCGTGCAGGTGCGGTATCTGTATCAGGTGTTACGCGGCGGAGAGCCGGAGCGTGTGTTCGCGCAAACGCTACTGGGGTTCGAGTTGGCCAGTGTTGACCCGCGCGTGGTTGGCATTAACTTTGTTCAGCCAGAAGACACATACCTGTCCATGTCGCAGTACGGAAATCAGATGCTGATGTTGAAGTATCTGCGCAGTGTTTATCCGAAGGTTCATCTGTCACTGCACGCAGGAGAGTTGGCTCCGGGTATGGTGCCGCCAGATGGACTGCGTTTTCATATTCACGATGCAGTGGAAGTCGCTGGAGCAGAGCGCATTGGGCATGGTGTGGATGTGATGTTTGAGACGGATTCTGCATCGCTACTCAAAACGATGGCTGCGAAACACATCATGGTGGAAGTGAACCTGACTTCGAACGATGGCATCCTCGGCGTGAAGGGGAAGGATCATCCTCTGCACAGTTATCTCGCGGCGGGTGTACCGTTTGCTTTGTCTACGGATGATGAGGGTGTATCGCGCATCGATCTGACGAATGAATATCTGCGCGCTGTCACAGAGCAGGGGCTCACTTACGTGCAGTTGAAAACGAGCGCACGGTCTTCGCTGGAACATTCGTTCCTCGCCGGCGAAAGTTTGTGGAGCACTCAGGATCGCTACACGGCAATGCGTGGAGGATGTATCGCATCGACACCCACACCGGCCGCATCGTGCAGCACTTTCCTGAAAGGTAGTGACAAAGCAACGCAGCAGTGGGAATTGGAACGTCGCTTCCGTACTTTTGAATCAGAAGTGGCAAAGGAGACACGATGAAGCATGTAGTTGCGGTGTTGTGGCAGACAGGCCTGTTGATAGTGGCTGCCTTTGCAGGATTCGTTACAGGCATGGTCGTTCCATCCATTCGGATACAGCGTGTGGTGTCTCAATCGGCCACGCACATCCGCACGTACGACTTCAACTGGATCCTCGCGGTGTTGCTTGTGTTCGTCGTGCTGCTGGCGGTAGGAGCCATCCTGAAGCGGTTTCGTGAGGTGGCCATCACTGCAACCATTGCGTTGGTGATCACCATTGCAGGGTTGGCGTTGTTTACTCAGATTGGCATCAAGGACGTCAGCTTTTCCTAAATTCGTTTGGGACTTACAGCCAATCCAGCGGCGTAACGAAGTGCAGATCGTCGCGCTGCAACAGTGCGCGTGTAACGGCGATGGTGTCTTCACGCGAGGCGAGCTGCTCGCCGTCGAGATGTGACGCATCGTGTAGCAACACGTTGGAAGCGCGACGTGCACGGCGATTCTTTGCAATGCCTGCATCAATGCGTTCTTGAATCCTTGCCACGCCGATAGGGTCCCAGTCGTGCGCTGTAATGTTCCACATCACTGGGGTTAATCCCATGGAACGCGCGATCTTCAAGACAGCGGGGCGACGTGCACCGTAGGGGGGGCGAAAGAGCTTCGCCTTCACTCCCAGCGTGTCTTCCAAAGTTTTCTGGCAGCGTTCCAGTTCCTGTTGCACGCGCTGGTTATTCTGCCTCGCTAGATTTGGATGCATCGTGGTGTGGTTGCCAATGACATGGCCAGCTGCCGCGACGCGCTGTGCAAGTTCCGGATGTTTGCGGACATGCTCGCCAATCAAGAAGAACGTGGCGCGTGCGTTGTGCTCTGCCAAAACGTCCAGCAGAGCGGGAGAGTTGCGCGGGCTGGGGCCATCGTCGTATGTGAGTGCGACGTTGTGTTTGCCATCGGTGGCGTCAGGTCCGCTAATGAGCGTTTTCCCGAAGATCTGAGATGTGGGCCAGTTCGCCGCGTAGGCGTAACCGCCGGTCATCAAACCAGCCGTGGCAATTCCTGCGGCAACGTCAAGCAAGGGGTTCATCGCACATCAGTGTACTGTGCGGCCGGGCCGAATGTGCAGTTCGCGTCAAGCGTGGGGCAGTCATTGGCGCTACAGGATTGCGCGTCCGACGGGCGTGTTGCAGCATCCAAAACGCAATCTGTAGATGCAATGCGGTACATTCCAGTTACACGCAATTTATCTGCCTGTTTGCCGACTCCCGGAGGACCTGCCGTGACCGAACGCGTTACCCATCGCCTGTGTACCCTGCTTGCTCTCAGCGCCGTGGCTCTTGTGCCCGTTTGTCTGTGTGCTCAGAGTGTGCCGGACGCGCAGCATCAACCGGATTCCGCATTTGCCATGCCGCTCCCGTTCGACCGCGGCGCCGCCGGGTTAGCGCAATCGTTGCGCAAGTTAAGCACGCGCGCCAGTCTGTTGCAGATCAATGCGCATCCTGACGACGAGGATGGTCCGTCACTCGCCTATGAGAGCCGTGGCGTTGGTGCTGAAGTCTCGCTGTTGAGCCTGAATCGTGGCGAGGGTGGGCAGAATGTGATGACCAGCGATTTCTGGGATTCATTGGGCATTCTGCGCACGCAGGAGCATCTTGCCGCGAATCGGTATTACGGCGTGCATCTGTACTACACGCGAGTTGCAGATTTTGGATTTTCTAAAACGCGCGAAGAGACGTTGAAGCAGTGGGGCCATGAACGTGTGCTGGCCGACGCTGTACGCGTGGTGCGCGAGACTCGGCCCATGGTCATTACAAGTGTCTTCGCGGGCAATGTATCTGACGGGCATGGACATCATCAAACCGCAGGCGTGACGGCGCAGGAAGTGTTCAACGCTGCGGCCGACCCGAAGATGTTTCCTGAACAATTGAAGGAAGGTTTGCGACCGTGGGCGCCTTCAAAGGTTTACGCACGCGCACCATTCGCACGCGCTTCCGGTAAGACCGTTTACGACTATGCGACAGGAAAAACAGAACCGCTGCTGTATCGCAACTATGTCACTGGCGCCACGATGGATTCGGTTCCCCCTGCAACTGTGACTGTGCCGTCCGGAACGTACAACGCTTTGTTCGGCGAGAGCTATGCGCAGGTTGCACGTGAAGGTTTGAATCAGCAGAAATCGCAGAATGGCGGTGTCCCAGTGCCGCTTCCTGGACCTACCCTCGGTAGCTATCACCTGTATGCATCGCGCGTTGCTGGCGCTTCATCGCCGGAAAAGGAGCGTGGCTTCTTCGACGGGATTGATACCTCTCTGCAGGGCATAGCCTCGTATCTTCCCGCTGCGAATCAGGCGGATGCAAAGCAGAAGCTGAACGCGATTGCAGCGCAGGTAAACGAAGCTACGGCGATGTCTGATGCGAATGATCCTTCCAAATCTGCGCCTGCATTAGCTAAAGGATTGGATCAGACGCGCGCACTGATTGCGTCATTGAAGGCAGCAAAGTTGCCGGATGAATCGCGCTATAACGCGGTGTTCGAGCTCGAGGTTAAGGAGCATCAATTTGAAACGGCGCTGGCCCAGTCGCTGGGTATGAGTCTCGTAGCCAGCTTGCCTTCTGGAGGAAGAGGTGAATCTTCCACGCAAAACGTGGTTGCTGGCGAGACATTCAATGTAAACGTCCACGTGACCGATCAGGGCATGACGCCGGTGAAGATAGACAGTGTTCGCCTCGTG contains the following coding sequences:
- a CDS encoding polysaccharide deacetylase family protein is translated as MNPLLDVAAGIATAGLMTGGYAYAANWPTSQIFGKTLISGPDATDGKHNVALTYDDGPSPRNSPALLDVLAEHNARATFFLIGEHVRKHPELAQRVAAAGHVIGNHTTMHPNLARQNNQRVQQELERCQKTLEDTLGVKAKLFRPPYGARRPAVLKIARSMGLTPVMWNITAHDWDPIGVARIQERIDAGIAKNRRARRASNVLLHDASHLDGEQLASREDTIAVTRALLQRDDLHFVTPLDWL
- a CDS encoding PIG-L family deacetylase, with amino-acid sequence MTERVTHRLCTLLALSAVALVPVCLCAQSVPDAQHQPDSAFAMPLPFDRGAAGLAQSLRKLSTRASLLQINAHPDDEDGPSLAYESRGVGAEVSLLSLNRGEGGQNVMTSDFWDSLGILRTQEHLAANRYYGVHLYYTRVADFGFSKTREETLKQWGHERVLADAVRVVRETRPMVITSVFAGNVSDGHGHHQTAGVTAQEVFNAAADPKMFPEQLKEGLRPWAPSKVYARAPFARASGKTVYDYATGKTEPLLYRNYVTGATMDSVPPATVTVPSGTYNALFGESYAQVAREGLNQQKSQNGGVPVPLPGPTLGSYHLYASRVAGASSPEKERGFFDGIDTSLQGIASYLPAANQADAKQKLNAIAAQVNEATAMSDANDPSKSAPALAKGLDQTRALIASLKAAKLPDESRYNAVFELEVKEHQFETALAQSLGMSLVASLPSGGRGESSTQNVVAGETFNVNVHVTDQGMTPVKIDSVRLVPADGGDWKLNADKAAGDILAAGDAKDFSQQATVPADAKPTAPYFSRPNLEQSYYDIQDPRYLTLPTAPYPLQAVAEYTFNGTHASLAGVVQTPHRYNGIGTVYEPLLVAPAISVTVSPASGILPLNDTMLPLQVTVHSSVKGAAQGKLELKLPEGWSAEPASASFRTMRADEDVVLKFRVHTPGLQQKTYRVTAIADYNGKQYTQGFTTIGYPGIRPYPRYAPSTSRVTGVDVKVAPSLRVGYVMGSGDEVPESLRELGIDPVLLTDADLQRGDLSAYDCIVLGVRTYTARPVLRSANNRLLDYVRNGGTVVVQYQSGEFDHDYGPYPISVPGDQAHTVVEEDAKVTILHPDDPLMTWPNHIGAADFDNWVEERGHGFTRSFAPEYKALTEVHDTDQDPQQGGLLYARYGKGTYVYLAYAFFREMPEGVPGSFRIMANLLSAGKNPGLAH
- a CDS encoding adenosine deaminase family protein, which encodes MTFLPRIAVFLLGAVACTSLSMAQTPGAESRASARLEAIRNSPPQLRAFLTRMPKGGDLHMHLSGAVYAETFIANATADNLCVDPVKLVLLPNVGTTRSLPPKPVCAEGTEPAADAFKNQALYDHLINSFSMRSFVPTSGWSGHDQFFATFGRFSGLHKEHQGEWVDEVATRAASQNEQYLEIMTTPDFGVALKLAAQQHWDGDPAKMRNALLAGGLRENIATDRAELDAMEATRNEREHCGTAQATAACIVQVRYLYQVLRGGEPERVFAQTLLGFELASVDPRVVGINFVQPEDTYLSMSQYGNQMLMLKYLRSVYPKVHLSLHAGELAPGMVPPDGLRFHIHDAVEVAGAERIGHGVDVMFETDSASLLKTMAAKHIMVEVNLTSNDGILGVKGKDHPLHSYLAAGVPFALSTDDEGVSRIDLTNEYLRAVTEQGLTYVQLKTSARSSLEHSFLAGESLWSTQDRYTAMRGGCIASTPTPAASCSTFLKGSDKATQQWELERRFRTFESEVAKETR